In a single window of the Rhodoferax saidenbachensis genome:
- the pntB gene encoding Re/Si-specific NAD(P)(+) transhydrogenase subunit beta, whose product MSASLATVSYIGATILFILSLGGLSNQSTALRGNLYGMVGMALAVLATVFGPTVTVAGLPWIAGAMVLGGGVGLYAARTVQMTQMPELVALMHSMVGLAACLVGFASYVDTSIQHTGAEKAIHDVEIYIGILIGAVTFSGSLIAFGKLNGKIGGKPLLLPGRHLLNLAGLLVVIWFGREFIQSTSVAEGMTPLIVMTVVALLFGVHMVMAIGGADMPVVVSMLNSYSGWAAAATGFMLSNDLLIVTGALVGSSGAILSYIMCNAMNRSFISVIAGGFGTTSAAPKPAAGAAQPAGEVVAVNAAETAELLREAKSVIIVPGYGMAVAQAQHTVFEITRTLREKGVNVRFGIHPVAGRMPGHMNVLLAEAKVPYDIVFEMEEINDDFPATDVVMVIGANDIVNPSAQDDPTSPIAGMPVLEVWKAKTSIVMKRSMASGYAGVDNPLFYKENNRMLFGDAKKMLDEVLTVLKT is encoded by the coding sequence ATGTCTGCAAGTTTGGCTACGGTCTCCTACATTGGCGCGACCATTCTTTTTATCCTGAGCCTGGGCGGATTGTCCAATCAGTCCACCGCGCTGCGCGGTAATCTGTATGGCATGGTGGGCATGGCGCTCGCTGTGCTGGCCACGGTGTTTGGCCCGACAGTGACCGTCGCCGGGCTTCCCTGGATTGCTGGGGCCATGGTGTTGGGCGGCGGCGTGGGCCTGTACGCGGCCCGCACCGTGCAAATGACCCAGATGCCCGAGCTGGTGGCACTGATGCACAGCATGGTGGGTCTGGCCGCCTGCCTGGTCGGTTTTGCCAGTTATGTCGATACCTCCATCCAGCACACCGGTGCCGAAAAGGCGATCCACGATGTGGAGATCTACATCGGTATCCTGATTGGTGCGGTCACTTTCTCCGGTTCACTGATCGCCTTTGGCAAGCTCAACGGCAAGATCGGCGGCAAGCCCCTGCTGTTGCCAGGCCGCCATTTGCTGAATCTGGCCGGCCTGCTGGTGGTGATCTGGTTCGGACGCGAATTCATCCAGTCGACCTCGGTGGCCGAGGGAATGACGCCGCTGATCGTGATGACTGTGGTGGCGCTGTTGTTTGGCGTGCACATGGTGATGGCCATTGGTGGCGCCGACATGCCCGTGGTGGTGTCCATGCTTAACAGCTACTCCGGCTGGGCCGCAGCGGCCACCGGTTTCATGCTGTCCAACGACCTGTTGATCGTGACCGGTGCGCTGGTCGGATCCAGTGGCGCCATCCTGTCTTACATCATGTGCAATGCCATGAACCGCAGCTTCATCAGCGTGATTGCAGGCGGCTTCGGAACCACCAGTGCGGCACCCAAGCCCGCGGCGGGCGCTGCGCAACCGGCTGGCGAAGTGGTAGCCGTCAATGCGGCGGAAACTGCCGAGCTGCTGCGCGAAGCCAAGAGCGTGATCATCGTTCCCGGCTACGGCATGGCCGTGGCACAGGCCCAGCACACCGTGTTTGAAATCACGCGCACATTGCGTGAAAAAGGTGTCAATGTGCGCTTCGGTATCCACCCGGTGGCCGGGCGCATGCCGGGTCACATGAACGTGCTGCTGGCCGAAGCCAAGGTGCCCTACGACATCGTGTTCGAGATGGAGGAAATCAACGACGACTTCCCTGCGACCGATGTGGTGATGGTGATTGGCGCCAACGACATCGTGAATCCGTCGGCGCAGGACGATCCGACCAGCCCGATCGCCGGCATGCCGGTGCTCGAAGTCTGGAAGGCCAAGACCTCCATCGTGATGAAGCGCAGCATGGCCTCGGGCTACGCCGGCGTGGATAACCCTTTGTTCTACAAGGAAAACAACCGCATGTTGTTTGGCGACGCCAAGAAAATGCTCGACGAGGTTCTGACCGTCCTGAAAACTTGA
- a CDS encoding Re/Si-specific NAD(P)(+) transhydrogenase subunit alpha, giving the protein MQTSVSTEKGQRIGVPREIFPGEKRVATVPDVVEKLIKLGFQVSVESGAGDAANFDDDSYRAAGATVVATAAELWAQSDIVFKVRGPSSDEVGLLREGGSLISFIWPAQNPELLQQLAAKKATVLAIDALPRTLSRAQKMDALTSMAGVSGYRAVIEAANAFGRFFNGQITAAGKVPPAKVFIAGAGVAGLAAIGTAASLGAIVRANDTRAEVADQVTSLGGEFVKVDYEEEGGGGGGYAKVMSEGFQAAQRAMYAQQAKEVDIIITTALIPGKPAPKLITAEMVRTMKPGSVIVDMAAEQGGNCELTEPGQAVVKHGVTIVGYTDLASRLAKQSSTLYATNLFRLSEELCKTKDGIANVNMEDDAIRGLTVIKEGQVTWPAPAPKLPAVPAAAAKAAPVVAKKPAHGHGAASEPMSAKSLVILMAVAALFFWLIGSYAPAAFLGHFTVFVLACFVGYMVVWNVKPALHTPLMSVTNAISSIIAIGALVQVSPLGGAGGRPDSLITWLAAAAILLTAINMFGGFAVTQRMLAMFRK; this is encoded by the coding sequence ATGCAGACCAGTGTTTCCACTGAAAAAGGACAGCGTATCGGTGTCCCCCGAGAAATCTTCCCGGGGGAGAAGCGGGTGGCAACGGTCCCCGATGTGGTGGAAAAGCTGATCAAGCTGGGCTTCCAGGTCAGCGTGGAATCGGGTGCAGGCGATGCCGCCAACTTTGACGACGACAGCTACCGTGCTGCGGGCGCCACGGTGGTCGCAACCGCCGCCGAGTTGTGGGCGCAATCGGACATCGTGTTCAAGGTGCGCGGCCCATCAAGCGACGAAGTAGGGCTGCTGCGCGAAGGCGGCTCGCTGATCAGTTTTATCTGGCCCGCACAAAATCCCGAACTGTTGCAGCAACTGGCTGCCAAAAAGGCGACGGTGCTGGCGATTGACGCGTTGCCACGCACATTGAGCCGTGCCCAGAAGATGGATGCATTGACCTCCATGGCCGGTGTCAGCGGCTACCGTGCCGTCATTGAAGCTGCCAATGCCTTTGGCCGTTTTTTCAATGGACAGATCACGGCCGCAGGCAAGGTGCCTCCCGCCAAGGTGTTCATCGCTGGTGCCGGCGTGGCCGGTTTGGCGGCCATTGGCACCGCGGCCAGCTTGGGTGCCATCGTGCGTGCCAATGACACGCGCGCTGAAGTGGCCGACCAGGTCACCTCGCTGGGTGGCGAGTTCGTCAAGGTGGATTACGAAGAAGAGGGCGGCGGTGGCGGCGGGTACGCCAAGGTCATGTCCGAAGGCTTCCAGGCCGCGCAGCGTGCCATGTACGCGCAGCAGGCCAAAGAAGTCGACATCATCATCACCACCGCGCTGATCCCCGGCAAGCCTGCACCCAAGCTCATCACCGCCGAGATGGTGCGCACCATGAAGCCCGGCAGCGTGATTGTCGACATGGCGGCCGAGCAGGGCGGCAACTGCGAGCTGACCGAACCCGGCCAAGCCGTGGTGAAACACGGTGTGACCATCGTGGGTTACACGGACCTGGCATCGCGCCTAGCCAAACAGTCGTCCACGCTGTACGCGACCAACCTGTTCCGTCTGAGCGAGGAACTGTGCAAGACCAAAGACGGTATTGCCAACGTCAACATGGAAGACGACGCCATCCGTGGCCTGACCGTCATCAAGGAAGGGCAGGTTACCTGGCCTGCACCAGCACCCAAGCTGCCCGCGGTTCCTGCGGCTGCGGCCAAAGCGGCCCCGGTGGTGGCGAAGAAGCCAGCCCATGGACACGGCGCTGCGAGCGAGCCCATGTCGGCCAAGAGTCTTGTCATTTTGATGGCCGTGGCGGCGCTTTTTTTCTGGCTGATCGGCAGTTATGCGCCAGCCGCGTTCCTGGGTCACTTCACCGTGTTTGTGTTGGCCTGTTTTGTGGGCTACATGGTGGTGTGGAACGTCAAGCCCGCGTTGCATACGCCGCTCATGAGTGTGACCAATGCCATCAGCAGCATCATCGCCATCGGCGCGCTGGTGCAGGTGTCTCCGCTGGGCGGTGCCGGGGGACGGCCTGACAGCCTCATCACCTGGCTGGCGGCTGCGGCCATTTTGCTGACGGCCATCAATATGTTTGGCGGCTTTGCCGTCACCCAGCGCATGCTGGCCATGTTCCGCAAGTAA
- a CDS encoding NUDIX hydrolase, with amino-acid sequence MDARWKPNVTVAAVIEKDGRFLLVEEHTAEGLRLNNPAGHLDPAESPEEACTREVLEETAHGFTPTALIGVYLSRFQRGAEDVTYMRFAYCGDVGAFDAQRPLDTGIERTLWMSEAEIRACPERHRSPLLLRCLDDYLAGRRYPLSLVTTDATVYHPEIR; translated from the coding sequence ATGGATGCACGATGGAAACCCAATGTGACGGTCGCTGCCGTCATCGAGAAAGACGGCCGCTTCCTGCTGGTCGAAGAACACACTGCCGAAGGCCTGCGCCTGAACAACCCGGCGGGCCATCTGGACCCGGCCGAGTCTCCCGAAGAGGCCTGCACCCGTGAAGTGCTGGAAGAAACCGCCCATGGCTTCACTCCCACGGCACTCATAGGCGTTTACCTGTCGCGCTTTCAGCGTGGGGCAGAAGACGTGACCTATATGCGTTTTGCCTACTGCGGCGACGTGGGTGCATTCGACGCGCAACGCCCGCTGGACACCGGTATCGAGCGCACCCTGTGGATGAGCGAGGCCGAAATTCGTGCCTGCCCCGAGCGCCACCGCAGCCCTTTGCTACTGCGCTGCCTCGATGACTACCTGGCCGGTCGGCGCTACCCGCTCTCCCTGGTCACCACCGACGCCACCGTCTACCACCCCGAGATCCGTTGA
- a CDS encoding sulfite exporter TauE/SafE family protein → MDNTSTFALLGAAAFGAGVLNSVAGGGSFLTFPALVYAGIPPIAANATSALAVSPGYLGGVWGFKTELRALDRSLLRREILVSAVGGVCGAILLLVTPARLFSGLVPWLLLFATLLFMLGPVLARRSQSAQTGTNSLAAWHTPALFVVAVYGGYFNGGLGILLMALYTLSGETRLHTVNALKNLNSFVLSILSVAAFAWAGAIVWREAALMMVAATLGGFAGARLARRLPVQWVRGIVIATGLAMSTVFFLRTG, encoded by the coding sequence ATGGACAACACCAGCACTTTCGCCCTGTTGGGTGCGGCGGCCTTTGGTGCTGGCGTACTGAATTCCGTCGCCGGTGGCGGCAGCTTTCTAACCTTCCCTGCGCTGGTCTACGCAGGCATTCCACCGATTGCGGCCAATGCCACCAGTGCACTGGCAGTGAGCCCCGGCTATCTGGGGGGCGTCTGGGGCTTCAAGACCGAGCTGCGAGCGCTGGACCGCAGTCTCTTGCGCCGTGAAATTCTGGTATCGGCCGTGGGTGGTGTGTGTGGGGCCATCCTGCTCTTGGTTACCCCCGCACGCTTGTTTTCGGGTCTGGTGCCCTGGTTGCTGCTGTTTGCAACCTTGCTGTTCATGCTGGGGCCGGTTCTGGCGCGCCGCAGCCAAAGTGCACAAACCGGTACCAACAGCCTCGCCGCCTGGCACACGCCGGCGCTGTTTGTCGTGGCGGTATACGGCGGTTATTTCAATGGCGGGCTGGGCATTCTGCTGATGGCGCTGTACACACTGAGTGGAGAAACACGCCTGCACACGGTCAATGCGCTGAAAAACCTCAACTCCTTTGTGCTGTCCATACTTTCCGTCGCGGCTTTTGCCTGGGCCGGGGCCATTGTCTGGCGCGAGGCAGCACTGATGATGGTGGCGGCCACACTGGGCGGGTTTGCCGGCGCGCGGCTGGCACGGCGTCTGCCCGTGCAGTGGGTACGCGGCATCGTGATCGCCACTGGCCTTGCCATGAGTACGGTGTTTTTCCTACGCACCGGTTGA
- the mnmA gene encoding tRNA 2-thiouridine(34) synthase MnmA, whose product MKKQRVVVGLSGGVDSAVTAHLLKQQGHEVIGIFMKNWEDDDDSEYCSSNIDFVDAAAVADVIGIEIEHVNFAADYKDRVFSEFLREYQAGRTPNPDILCNAEIKFKAFLDHAMRLGAEKIATGHYARVRSNEGTGKHELLKGLDASKDQSYFLHRLNQAQLSKTLFPVGELHKTEVRRIAEEMQLPNAKKKDSTGICFIGERPFREFLNRYISKEPGPIKDAKGRTIGQHVGLSFYTLGQRQGLGIGGLKAKGAQRGGGEHAPWFVARKDMETNTLWVVQGHDHPWLQSLSLQAQDASWVSGEAPAARAIAAKTRYRQSDAACQVESAQGPDFALQFSENQWAVTPGQSAVLYDGEVCLGGGVIAAAQPAAALA is encoded by the coding sequence ATGAAAAAGCAACGGGTCGTGGTGGGTTTGAGTGGCGGGGTCGATTCCGCGGTGACTGCACACCTGCTCAAACAACAGGGCCATGAGGTCATCGGCATCTTCATGAAGAACTGGGAAGATGACGACGACAGCGAATACTGCTCATCCAACATCGACTTTGTGGACGCCGCCGCCGTGGCCGACGTGATTGGCATCGAGATCGAACACGTCAACTTTGCAGCCGACTACAAAGACCGCGTGTTCTCCGAATTCCTGCGCGAATACCAGGCCGGACGCACGCCCAACCCGGACATCCTGTGCAACGCAGAAATCAAGTTCAAGGCCTTTCTGGACCACGCGATGCGCCTGGGTGCCGAAAAGATCGCGACAGGTCACTATGCAAGGGTGCGCTCGAATGAAGGCACGGGCAAACACGAACTGCTCAAGGGCCTGGACGCATCCAAGGACCAAAGCTATTTCTTGCACCGGTTGAACCAGGCCCAGCTGTCCAAAACGCTGTTCCCGGTGGGTGAATTGCACAAGACCGAAGTGCGCCGCATTGCCGAAGAAATGCAGTTGCCCAACGCCAAGAAGAAAGACTCCACCGGCATCTGCTTCATCGGCGAGCGCCCGTTCCGCGAATTCCTGAACCGTTATATCTCCAAGGAGCCCGGCCCGATCAAGGACGCCAAGGGCCGCACGATAGGCCAGCACGTGGGTTTGTCCTTCTACACGCTGGGCCAGCGCCAGGGCCTGGGCATCGGCGGCCTCAAGGCCAAAGGCGCACAACGCGGTGGTGGTGAACACGCACCGTGGTTTGTGGCGCGCAAGGACATGGAAACCAACACCCTGTGGGTGGTACAGGGACACGACCACCCGTGGCTGCAGTCGCTGTCGCTGCAAGCCCAGGATGCGAGCTGGGTCAGCGGTGAGGCGCCTGCGGCACGCGCCATCGCCGCCAAAACCCGTTACCGCCAGAGCGACGCGGCCTGCCAGGTGGAAAGCGCCCAGGGGCCGGACTTTGCGCTGCAGTTCAGTGAAAACCAATGGGCCGTGACACCCGGCCAGTCGGCCGTGTTGTACGACGGCGAGGTGTGCCTGGGCGGTGGCGTGATTGCGGCCGCCCAGCCTGCTGCCGCACTGGCCTGA
- a CDS encoding acyl-CoA thioesterase, which translates to MQKQEVPTLKTVPIPLASSTALTQLLGLFALDNVKPDHYVGQSLDLGFRNLFGGHILGQALVAAGNTCEQRHAHSLHAYFIRGGDPRAPIDYTVDRIRDGSSFSVRRVTASQGGKAILILSSSFQVDEAGLEHHVAMPQVPPPESLPAFINTARPVPELIPEASASLTSRDLAIEIRSVDPVNPLQPEVKDPVQYIWFRAAGPVPNDKALQKCLLAYASDFSLLSTCLRPHGVTYYQPDMVTASLDHAMWFYRDFAVDDWLLYACSSPISGHSRGLNHGNIFSRDGKLVACVAQEGLIRQLRSGG; encoded by the coding sequence ATGCAAAAACAGGAAGTCCCCACCCTGAAGACCGTGCCCATCCCGCTGGCCAGCAGCACTGCGCTGACGCAGTTGCTGGGCCTGTTTGCGCTGGACAACGTCAAACCCGACCACTACGTCGGGCAAAGCCTGGACCTGGGGTTTCGCAACCTGTTTGGAGGGCACATCCTGGGGCAGGCGCTGGTGGCGGCTGGCAATACCTGCGAACAACGCCACGCGCATTCCCTGCATGCCTATTTCATCCGTGGTGGTGACCCACGGGCGCCGATTGACTACACCGTAGACCGCATTCGCGACGGCAGCAGCTTCAGCGTGCGCCGTGTGACGGCCTCGCAAGGCGGCAAGGCCATCCTGATCCTCTCATCGTCCTTTCAGGTCGACGAGGCGGGGCTGGAGCACCACGTGGCCATGCCGCAGGTGCCACCGCCAGAGTCGCTGCCCGCGTTTATCAACACCGCCCGCCCGGTGCCGGAACTGATTCCTGAGGCCTCCGCGTCTCTTACTTCGCGCGATCTGGCCATCGAGATCCGGTCGGTGGACCCGGTCAACCCGCTGCAGCCCGAAGTCAAAGACCCGGTGCAGTACATCTGGTTCCGTGCGGCTGGTCCGGTGCCAAACGACAAGGCGCTGCAGAAATGCCTGCTGGCCTACGCCTCGGACTTCAGCCTGTTGAGCACCTGTCTGCGCCCGCACGGTGTCACCTACTACCAGCCCGACATGGTCACGGCGAGCCTGGACCATGCGATGTGGTTCTACCGGGACTTTGCGGTGGATGACTGGTTGCTGTACGCCTGCAGCAGCCCGATTTCCGGGCATTCGCGGGGCTTGAACCACGGCAACATCTTCAGCCGCGATGGCAAGCTGGTGGCCTGTGTGGCGCAAGAGGGCCTGATCCGCCAGTTGCGGTCCGGCGGCTGA
- the ssb gene encoding single-stranded DNA-binding protein: MASVNKVILVGNCGRDPEIRYLPSGQAVANISIATTSRRKNRDTGENMEETQWHRVTFYERLAEIVGEYVKKGAPIYVEGRLKYGKYTDQAGVEKNTVDIIATEMQLLGGREGMGGPRGGDEGGAPAPRRAPPAAAPRAAAPAPRQAPAPRPASGFDDMDDDIPF, from the coding sequence ATGGCATCCGTCAATAAAGTCATTCTGGTCGGCAACTGCGGGCGCGACCCTGAAATCCGTTACCTGCCCTCGGGCCAGGCCGTGGCCAACATCAGCATCGCGACCACCAGCCGCCGCAAGAACCGCGATACCGGCGAGAACATGGAAGAAACCCAATGGCACCGCGTCACCTTCTACGAGCGCCTGGCCGAAATCGTGGGTGAATATGTCAAAAAGGGCGCTCCCATCTACGTGGAAGGCCGTCTGAAGTACGGTAAATACACCGACCAGGCCGGCGTGGAAAAGAACACCGTGGACATCATCGCCACCGAGATGCAACTGCTGGGTGGCCGCGAAGGCATGGGCGGCCCGCGCGGTGGCGACGAGGGTGGTGCCCCCGCACCGCGCCGTGCGCCTCCGGCAGCCGCCCCGCGTGCTGCAGCCCCGGCGCCCCGCCAGGCGCCTGCACCGCGCCCGGCCAGTGGTTTTGACGACATGGACGATGACATCCCGTTCTAA
- a CDS encoding MFS transporter, with protein sequence MTPQERRSSASLALIFALRMLGLFLVLPVFALEARRYPGGSDPALVGLAMGIYGLTQGLLQIPFGMASDRFGRKPVIVVGLVIFAAGSALAAWAPSLSWLVAGRALQGAGAISAAVTALLADQTRDLVRTKAMALIGACIGLMFALSLVLSPLLAARIGLHGLFVLTAVLALGGIVVVLWWVPAEPAQPVVQARGGLAEVLRHPALLRLDFGVFVLHAVQLAMWVALPALLVQAGLAQDQHWQVYLPAVLASFLVMGVSLFPLEKRGYLRAVFLVAVGLIAMVQMGLLLAQAQPSVPVLALLLFVFFCGFNVLEASQPSLASRVAPAHVRGTALGVYNTLQSLGFFVGGVAGGWLLKHAGPQGLFAVCVVAMLAWLVVAWPMRAPSPKAPDGP encoded by the coding sequence ATGACGCCCCAAGAGCGTCGCTCCAGTGCCTCTTTGGCCCTTATTTTTGCCCTGCGCATGCTGGGCCTGTTCCTGGTACTCCCCGTGTTTGCCCTGGAGGCGCGGCGCTATCCGGGGGGGAGTGACCCGGCGCTGGTGGGGCTGGCCATGGGCATTTATGGCCTGACGCAGGGGCTGCTGCAGATTCCCTTTGGCATGGCATCGGACCGTTTTGGGCGCAAACCGGTCATCGTGGTGGGCTTGGTCATATTTGCGGCGGGCAGTGCCCTGGCCGCCTGGGCGCCCAGTCTGTCCTGGCTGGTGGCTGGGCGGGCGCTGCAGGGAGCTGGGGCCATTTCAGCCGCTGTGACCGCTCTCTTGGCCGACCAGACACGTGACCTGGTGCGCACCAAAGCCATGGCGCTGATTGGGGCCTGCATCGGTCTGATGTTTGCCTTGTCCCTGGTGCTGTCGCCCTTGCTGGCGGCCCGTATCGGCCTGCATGGCCTGTTTGTGCTGACGGCTGTGCTGGCGCTGGGGGGCATCGTGGTGGTGCTCTGGTGGGTGCCTGCGGAGCCGGCCCAGCCGGTCGTGCAGGCACGCGGAGGCCTGGCCGAGGTGTTGCGCCACCCGGCGCTGCTGCGCCTGGACTTTGGCGTATTTGTGTTGCATGCCGTGCAATTGGCGATGTGGGTGGCACTGCCTGCCCTGCTGGTACAGGCGGGGCTGGCCCAAGACCAACACTGGCAGGTCTATCTGCCTGCTGTGCTGGCCTCTTTCCTGGTCATGGGCGTTTCGCTGTTTCCGCTGGAGAAGCGCGGTTACCTGCGTGCCGTATTTTTGGTGGCGGTAGGCCTGATTGCCATGGTGCAGATGGGTTTGTTGCTCGCCCAGGCCCAGCCCTCGGTGCCTGTACTGGCGTTGTTGTTATTCGTCTTTTTCTGCGGTTTCAATGTGCTGGAGGCCAGCCAGCCCAGCCTGGCTTCACGTGTGGCCCCGGCCCATGTTCGCGGCACGGCGCTGGGCGTTTACAACACCCTGCAGTCTTTGGGCTTTTTTGTGGGCGGGGTGGCCGGGGGCTGGCTGCTCAAACATGCGGGCCCACAAGGCCTGTTTGCGGTTTGTGTGGTCGCCATGCTGGCCTGGCTGGTCGTGGCCTGGCCCATGCGGGCTCCGTCGCCCAAGGCGCCGGATGGGCCGTAA